Proteins from one Juglans microcarpa x Juglans regia isolate MS1-56 chromosome 6S, Jm3101_v1.0, whole genome shotgun sequence genomic window:
- the LOC121237618 gene encoding uncharacterized protein At4g22758-like, protein MPERYLRRRAQATGGRKSKPPNPSSSPRRRSPPPRRSAKLASKPIKILKRCSSEPVLCSTSDDDRSLRSEGVSVLDRPHTFTDMCASSPSLFGPSPQKYEGYKKDAKVVVNVTVEGSPGPVRTMVKLGASVEDTIKLVVDKYSEEGRTPKLHRDAASSFELHDSYFSLKSLEKSELVGDVGRRSFYLRKSSSGPSSNGASPCTSDINVPARESSPPPIPPPAFLLPSFIARKISQFFRRTRRLWKLFICI, encoded by the exons GGAGGGCTCAGGCGACTGGTGGTCGGAAAAGCAAGCCGCCGAACCCATCTTCATCCCCTCGGAGGAGGAGCCCGCCCCCTCGGAGATCGGCGAAGCTGGCTTCCAAGCCCATAAAGATTTTGAAGCGATGCTCTTCGGAACCGGTTCTTTGCAGCACCAGCGACGATGATCGGAGTTTGAGATCCGAGGGTGTTTCTGTTCTTGATAGGCCTCACACATTTACGGATATGTGCGCGTCCTCGCCTTCGTTGTTCGGTCCCTCTCCGCAGAAGTATGAG GGATACAAGAAAGATGCAAAGGTGGTGGTTAATGTGACAGTCGAAGGAAGTCCAGGACCAGTGCGGACCATGGTTAAATTAGGGGCAAGTGTGGAGGACACCATCAAGCTTGTTGTTGACAAATATAGCGAAGAAGGCCGAACTCCTAAGCTTCACCGGGATGCAGCATCCTCATTCGAATTGCATGACTCCTATTTCAGCCTTAAAA GTTTGGAGAAATCAGAATTGGtcggagatgttggtagaagaagctTCTATCTTCGAAAGAGTAGCAGTGGTCCTAGTAGTAATGGAGCGTCTCCATGCACTTCAGACATTAATGTTCCGGCAAGAGAAAGCTCTCCCCCACCCATTCCACCTCCTGCATTCTTACTCCCATCTTTCATAGCTCGAAAGATCagtcaattttttagaagaacACGTAGGCTTTGGAAACTCTTTATCTGCATATAA